A region of the Bacillus sp. NP247 genome:
GCCAATGTTGGCTCATGGGCTAGCGACGAAGGAAAATGTTCGTGAAAAGGTGATAGAAGTATTGGAGTTATGTGGTTTAGCTCCATATCATATTGACCGATATCCTCATGAGTTTTCTGGTGGACAACGTCAGCGTATCGTTATCGCAAGGGCTATGGTATTAGATCCGGAATTTATTGTAGCTGATGAGCCTGTTGCGGCATTAGATGTATCTATTCAAGCGCAAATCATTAATTTGTTTAGTGAATTACAGGAGAAAAAGGGATTATCCTATTTATTCATTTCACATGATTTAAGTGTAGTGGAGCATTTATGTACAAAAATTGGGATTATGTATTTAGGAACTATTGTGGAAACAGCAACACGTGATGAGTTATTTGCGAATCCACTTCATCCGTATACAAAAGCTTTGTTATCGGCTGTACCAATACCAGATCCAACAGTGAAGCGAGAGCGAATTATACTAGAGGGTGATATTCCAAGTCCAGCGAATCCACCTTCAGGTTGTCGTTTTCATACACGTTGTCCGTTTGCGACAGATGTTTGTAAAAAAACAGTACCAGAATTTCGTAATGTTGGTGAAGAGCACTTTGTTGCTTGTCATCATGTATAAAAAAAGGACTCTTTCAAATTGAAAGAGTCCTTTTTTTATTTACTAGATGAAGTTTGTTTCAATACAAATTGCTCGATTGCATGAGCAACACCATGTTCATTGTTTGTTAATGTTACAACATCACATAGTTTTTTTACATCTTCTTCAGCGTTTCCCATTGCAACAGATAAACCAGCAACTTGTAACATTGGCACGTCATTAAAGTTATCGCCGATTGCAACAGTATCTTCAATTGATATATTGAAATAAGCTGCCATTTCTTGCAAACCATTGCCTTTATGGCCATGCTTATCCATAATTTCTACATTAGTAGGAGCGGATGCCGTAACTGAAATGTCCGTATCTCCTTGTAAAGTTTGTAATAGCTGTGAACGATGAGCAGCATTAAATGTTAAAATGAAGAATTTAGATATTTCTAATTCTGGATTATTTACGACATCTTCGATTTTTTGGAAATCAGTAATTAAGTTAGATTTCTTTTGTTTTTCTGTAATTCTTTCAAGTTCCTCAAGTGTAACATCTAGTGCATGCTTATTTTCTTCGAATGCCTGCATGACTTGACCTTGCCATGTATAAGGAGAATAAACCCCTTTATTTGTGTACAACTTATATGGGAAACCTTCAGATTCTAGTAATTTTGCAAGCTTGTATACTTTATCATTTTGTAAACAACGCGAGTTAATTACTTTTCCGTCCACATAAACAATTGCCCCATTGCTTGCTCCAACTGGAAGAGATAGTTTATATTCTTCCAATAATTTCAAAGCATCCTCTTTCGCGCGGCCAGAACAAATCATTACAATATGACCAGCTTCTTTTGCGGTTTGGATAGCTTGTAAGTTCTCTTTGGAGATTTCAAGATTAGATGATAGTAGTGTACCATCCATATCTAGTGCGATTAATTTCAAAATGACCACCTCTTTGTTTCCATTATACATAGTTATATAGAGGAAACATATAAACTTATCTTGGAAAGATAGTATTCTATCCCGCATTAATTGCCAGTAAAAGCTCGATTGGTGAGGGGGAATAATCAGTAGGGAATGGAACCCTCGCTGATTAAAGTTTCACTTTGTTTTGTAACGAAATAGAGATGAATAATATTATATTTCGCTTTATGACCGTAATGTTACACAAGTGTTACAAATGTGAGTGTAGTAGAAAACGCATTAAAACAAGGTTTTTGAGTATTTATTTAAAAAAACGTAAAAAAAGTGTAATAAAATTTACGTAATTATATTGCAACGTAATAATAGTTATGTTACATTAATGTTACAAACGTTACGTGATTAATTTTAATGTAACGTTAACATGAAAACTATGAACTAATCATTTCTTAGTAATTACATATAGATAACTTATAAAAAAGGAGAATGAATGATATGAACAACGAGCAAGTATTAAACATAACAAAAGGCGACTTCTTAGGATCAGCAAGCGGAGCAGTAGTATTAACAGCATTAATCGTATTTCTATCAAGCGTATTAGTATAATAGAAGTTTTATAACAAAAATAAGAGAAGGGAGAATGAAAATTATGAACAACGAGCAAGTATTAAACGTAACAAAAGGCGACTTCTTAGGATCAGCAAGTGGAGCGGTAGTATTAACAGCATTAATCGTATTTCTATCAAGCGTATTAGTATAATAGAAGTTTTATAACAAAAATAAGAGAAGGGAGAATGAAAATTATGAACAACGAGCAAGTATTAAACGTAACAAAAGGCGACTTCTTAGGATCAGCAAGTGGAGCGGTAGTATTAACAGCATTAATCGTATTTCTATCAAGCGTATTAGTATAATAGAAGTTTTATAACAAAAATAAGAGAAGGGAGAATGAAAATTATGAACAACGAGCAAGTATTAAACGTAACAAAAGGCGACTTCTTAGGATCAGCAAGTGGAGCGGTAGTATTAACAGCATTAATCGTATTTCTATCAAGCGTATTAGTATAATAGAATTTTTGTAACAAAAGAAAAAGAAGGGAGAATGAAAAAAATGAAAGAGCAAGTATTACAAGTAACAAAAGGTGATTTCGTAGGGTCAGCAAGTGGAGCAGTAGTATTAACAGCGTTAATCGTATTTCTATCAAGCGTATTAGTATAATAGAATTTTTGTAACAAAAGAAAAAAGAAGGGAGAATGAAAAAATGAAAGAGCAAGTATTACAAGTAACAAAAGGTGATTTCGTAGGATCAGCAAGTGGAGCAGTGGTATTAACGGCATTAATCGTATTTCTATCAAGTGTATTAGTATAATAGAAGTTTTAAATCGTACAAAATGAAAGGAGAATGAGGAATATGAACAGTGAACAAGTGTTACAAGTAACAAAAACAGATTTATTAGGATCATTAGGCGGAGCAGTAATATTAACATCATTTATTCTATTCCTTGCAAATATATTAGTATGAGAAATATAAATACAATCATTCAAAAAAAATAAAGACTCTAACGTATTAGTAAGTAGTTAATATGTTTGGGTCTTTTTTATTTTCCTCTCATATATATCCTCAAGTATTAATATTCCCCATTACTTTAAAGAGAAAAAAGTCGAATTTTATATGTAAGAAAAAAAGAGGAATTTGACAGAAAAGATAGAAAATTTTAAAGGTCAGAATTTGTTAGCTTGCTAACTAATTTCTATTAATTGATGTTGGAAGCGTTTTCGGTTGGTTTTAAGTATGGACCATTTAATCTATTTACAGGGGGATGAAGATATTATGAAACAAAAATCTATGGATACGCTAGCTGCACAAATGGAGGACTTTTTTCCGGTACGTGATGTAGATCATTTGGAGTTTTACGTAGGGAATGCAAAGCAATCGAGTTATTACCTTGCGAGAGCGTTCGGATTCAAAATCGTGGCTTACTCTGGATTAGAAACAGGAAACCGTGAAAAGGTATCTTATGTGCTTGTGCAAAAAAATATGCGTTTTGTTGTGTCCGGAGCCCTAGGTAGCGATAATCGTATCGCAGAGTTTGTAAAGACTCATGGTGACGGCGTGAAAGATGTAGCTTTACTTGTTGATGATGTTGATAAAGCATATTCGGAAGCGGTGAAACGTGGTGCCGTCGCAATTGCTCCACCTGAGGAGTTAACAGATGAGGACGGTACATTGAAAAAAGCGGTTATTGGTACGTATGGTGATACAATTCACACGCTTGTAGAGCGTAAAAATTATAAAGGAACATTTATGCCAGGATTCCAAAAGGTTGAGTTTAATATTCCATTTGAAGAATCCGGTTTAATTGCTGTAGACCATGTTGTTGGTAACGTTGAGAAGATGGAAGAATGGGTTAGTTATTATGAGAACGTCATGGGATTTAAACAAATGATTCACTTTGATGATGACGATATTAGCACAGAGTATTCGGCACTAATGTCAAAAGTGATGACGAATGGAAGCCGTATTAAGTTTCCAATTAATGAACCAGCAGACGGAAAAAGAAAGTC
Encoded here:
- a CDS encoding ABC transporter ATP-binding protein, which gives rise to MSEPLLEVKNLKTYFPIKGGVFSRTIGHVKAVDGVSFTIDKGEVFGLVGESGSGKTTIGKTILRLVQKTEGEVKFKGQDVHALSKEELRKHRPNMQLVFQDPFSSLNPRMRIGEALGEPMLAHGLATKENVREKVIEVLELCGLAPYHIDRYPHEFSGGQRQRIVIARAMVLDPEFIVADEPVAALDVSIQAQIINLFSELQEKKGLSYLFISHDLSVVEHLCTKIGIMYLGTIVETATRDELFANPLHPYTKALLSAVPIPDPTVKRERIILEGDIPSPANPPSGCRFHTRCPFATDVCKKTVPEFRNVGEEHFVACHHV
- a CDS encoding Cof-type HAD-IIB family hydrolase, with the protein product MKLIALDMDGTLLSSNLEISKENLQAIQTAKEAGHIVMICSGRAKEDALKLLEEYKLSLPVGASNGAIVYVDGKVINSRCLQNDKVYKLAKLLESEGFPYKLYTNKGVYSPYTWQGQVMQAFEENKHALDVTLEELERITEKQKKSNLITDFQKIEDVVNNPELEISKFFILTFNAAHRSQLLQTLQGDTDISVTASAPTNVEIMDKHGHKGNGLQEMAAYFNISIEDTVAIGDNFNDVPMLQVAGLSVAMGNAEEDVKKLCDVVTLTNNEHGVAHAIEQFVLKQTSSSK
- a CDS encoding DUF3948 family protein, which encodes MNDMNNEQVLNITKGDFLGSASGAVVLTALIVFLSSVLV
- a CDS encoding DUF3948 family protein — translated: MNNEQVLNVTKGDFLGSASGAVVLTALIVFLSSVLV
- a CDS encoding DUF3948 family protein — encoded protein: MKKMKEQVLQVTKGDFVGSASGAVVLTALIVFLSSVLV
- a CDS encoding DUF3948 family protein, which produces MKEQVLQVTKGDFVGSASGAVVLTALIVFLSSVLV
- a CDS encoding DUF3948 family protein, encoding MNSEQVLQVTKTDLLGSLGGAVILTSFILFLANILV
- the hppD gene encoding 4-hydroxyphenylpyruvate dioxygenase — protein: MKQKSMDTLAAQMEDFFPVRDVDHLEFYVGNAKQSSYYLARAFGFKIVAYSGLETGNREKVSYVLVQKNMRFVVSGALGSDNRIAEFVKTHGDGVKDVALLVDDVDKAYSEAVKRGAVAIAPPEELTDEDGTLKKAVIGTYGDTIHTLVERKNYKGTFMPGFQKVEFNIPFEESGLIAVDHVVGNVEKMEEWVSYYENVMGFKQMIHFDDDDISTEYSALMSKVMTNGSRIKFPINEPADGKRKSQIQEYLEFYNGAGVQHLALLTSDIVKTIEVLRANGVEFLDTPDTYYDELTARVGKIDEEIDKLKELKILVDRDEEGYLLQIFTKPIVDRPTLFIEIIQRKGSRGFGEGNFKALFESIEREQERRGNL